The Porites lutea chromosome 7, jaPorLute2.1, whole genome shotgun sequence genome includes the window GAGGTCTAACGGCAGTAGAATTCAcgaatttattgttttgtattcatttaTCAAGTAATAgcgtttttcctcttctctttctttctttttatatgTGTATTTGTGCATAAGTATCTTTGCTGACCTGTAATGTATATTCCATTTAATGCTGGTGTCAACTAGCTACCTGGCTCTACTAGCTGTTATGGTTAGTTCAGGAGGCCAGTACTCTAATTTTACTTTCAATATTTTCCTTACCTCAATTTATTATTGAGCAAGACTGAGTACACGTAAAGATtgtagctgttgttgtttaacaaaaaaactgcCAAAAAATGCAAGTTTTGCCCCAATCAAGTGTCAAAAGCCCTTTCTTTCACTGATGGTGGGATTGGGTGGTAGAGGTCCCTCGACTCGAATGGGACCTTCGACTGAATGACTTGTGTTGCTATGTACTCGTTAGCACCCATCTCCTTTGGGTAATCTCCTTTTTGGTAAAGCAGTTAGATAGGGACCCCTTCGCAATGTTTAAAGGAGTCAGGCCTATCGGACCCGTCTGGTAATAAATTTACGAGTGCAAACCACAAAATATGTAGTATAGCGGGGGGCTTCCACTAAGAGCGAAAGTacttaaattttgaaaacattgtaCTGATTCAACTGAAACCAAACAGGTTTAGAAGAGACCGGGCAAGTCTTCGTTTTATTGTAAGAGTGTTGCGCAAAAGTACAGCTATTATCAAATGAAAAGAAACGACCATACCACTTATTAGATCttattagtatgcaggaaggcacCGACAAAGCACTACTGAGCTTACGAATGTTAAAGAAGGGAAGGCAAGGGAAAGTCAAAACGGGGCTTATCTTTGATGGTAAGCAAAACACTGACCCCTAACCCATGGACTACCCCCAAGGAATAACCATATGGACTACCTTAAAATGGACTATGCCGCTAAGGTTTAGTGATTAGGTTCATCAGGCTCATTATGCTGGGAAACTGACCTgcacttgattcactcagtttttcaaccctaatcactaaacatTGCTGAAGGTAGACTACTCGTCTCCTTTCTCTGTCAGACTCTGTCCTAAGGATCAGAAGGTTTTGAGAAGTATCGGAGGAGGGAGAAAAAAATGGctcttttttcatgtaaatcCTCTGAAGTGTGCGCATTAAACATTACACACATTTTGCAAATGAATGTTGGCAAATGCCATTTATACATTTGCTTTATGAagcttttaaataaattttatcaAGGTTACGAAAAACAAAGCACGTAACTAATTGTAATTGAAATTCCCATGATCAAGTAGTTTATCCTAAATAGTTATCGACAATCTCTTGGCTAAACATGTATTTCCTTtatgttgttattttctttctttatgttcttcattttcttgcaTAATTGTTTATACGCTATAATCACAGCTAGTAGGTGACATTAATGACCCTTAGAAGTTAACAAATCGATAATAACCAACATCTTCATGGTTGACTTTACGTAGCAACACTATGCAGGATAACTATTTTACTGAATCTCTTCTTGGTGATGCAATAGAATGCCTTGAAGCCTTAGCCGGCCAGGGAGTTTAGCTTGTTTGGGCGACCATTGGATGAGTTTCCGTCCATTTAAGGGCCTGACTGGTCTGAAGTTGTTACACATCGGAGTACCGTTAGGTGTGGTCAATAATCGCATCATCTCCAgctgaaaatagcaaaaaaaaagagaagaaaaggaaagcTTGAAACGACAATAAGCATCTTTCAGAACAATCACGACGGTTATTTCGAGAAACCATAAATGTCACTGAAGAGTTACTTACATGTTACGTTGTTAGAAACGGTTCAGTTTTTACAGTTTGCGTCGATGTTATGTTACTATACATTCTCCGGCTATTGTTGTATTATTTTGCGGCAAGTTTAAACAAGCAAGAACGTCATTAATTGAAGCATTTGCAGGCATGAATGCAGTATGTAATCCATCTGTGCCTTTATGCCAAAATGCAATTTGAAAGCCGCTCTGGTCAAAAAAGGGTCCATTTCCCCTGGACTCTTCTTCTGCATCAGCCACTGACTTGATCCACTTCATTGAGAATAATATcgtattattttaaaatagatAGTAAGCATTACCTGAGACTCGGTAACCGAAATCGGAGTTTTCATCAATATCCATTGCACTGACTCATAACAGGGTAGGGTGGTAAGGGAGCCTTTGTACGCATAGTAAGGAGCGTTATTGGAAGCCAACTCTGGAACAAGTTTCGACAAAGCGATGTTGTCTCCAAGGTTATAGTTCATCTctttaaggaaaaagaaaggaacaaaAATGGAGTATATTATCCGATTAACTGCTATTTCAGGCACGATTAAGTCAGACACAATATGACAATTATATACAAGAACAATAAAGGATGTTTACCATTTGCAGTCTTAACATTCCTTAACGAAACGGCGATGTATTCCATCCATTTACTGAATCCTCCATCGACCTGAATTAGAGCAAGATAACCAAGTCCGAGAGAGTAGAAGTGTGGCTTACGTTAAGTGAACAGGTATAATTAAGCATAAAAACTCTAACAGTTAATGattatcattaatttattttccaATAATAATTTTGAGTTTCTGATTTCGACTTCTCGGCAACATTAACTGCCTTGTCGACACAATAAAGATCAATATAGgtggtaatttttttgttatgtgttgttcaaaaattttaaataatgtCACAAGCTGATCGAACGCTAATATTATTTAGATAACCAAGGATAATACACAAAAGTCCATAAGTATGCTTGCGCAGATACAAATtggggatcaatttaggtttctgggaaattgcccacctacccctcccctaagccaacattttgcccaaagtgagaagtaagtgataatgttgacTTAAGGGAGGGGCAAATTGGTCCTATTCAAGAGTAAGGGAGGAAGGGTGCTACCGGTGTTTGAATCGAATTAGATAACAGAGGGTCGAAATTACaatatttagtttttttcatCATTAAATACCTGTGAAACGTATTTTAATCTTTATTAGTGCCCATACCTGCAAAAATACCCCAATGACGGCCAGGCCATCAGGTTTGGAAGAAGCCACCTGGAAACTCTTGTAAACTGAATTGTAAAACACCAGGTGCATCTATAATAGATCAATCCAGATTTAGTCACTGACCCTTTACATTGATTGATTCTGTTGTCGCATGGGGTACATTTCGAGGGCATCAAATGAAGTAGTAAGAGACGTATTTAACAATACTGTAGGgatcgataaaaaaaaaaaacagagaaatgaAATATAGATTAATATTCCAACCTCTGATGCAAAAGTCTTGCCATCAATCGTGTGTTCAGAACCAGCAGAACTGTTACAGCCGAAGTGAAGGTGAAACTGTTTCAATATAAACATGTTCTGTCCCAGGGGACCTCCAGTAACAGTTGCTCCGCCTTGGTTGTTATCAACAACCACTTTGGGGGCGTGTCCATTATTAATCAAATATCCGGTGACAGCGCCATCCATATTATCAAAGTTGACTACTAAGTCATTATGGGTTGTGTTGACTTCAGCCAAACTTGAAACGATATTGATGGGGGACTGCAACTGTCCTGAACATGGTGGCGCTACTTTCCCCCAGTCTCCTGGCCCATAATCTacaataaaacataaataattgcGGATAAAACTCAACGAAAAGCCGATTCGTGAGGATGCAGTGATGTGGAAAACTGATTTATATCAAAGTATATATCTTGCATGTTTTCCATGAAATAGAGTTCTTTATTAAGTATTTCGAAATACTCCGCAGTTAGAGTAGGCACGGCTCAACATCGTGAGGCCACTGTCGTCTAACGACATGCTCGGAACAATTTATTTTAAGAGCTTGAACTCCAAGTAGAACTCAAAAGAACTGTAAAACCTGCAAGGACAGCTTAGAAAAATAGAAGCGAAGAGATCCTAGATCTTGGTGTAGACTCAGTATCAGGAATATAGAATATAacttcaaatgaaaaaaaaatgaatacaaaGGGTATTAGAAGCTTAGTTTGCTTATTATCacaaatattgttataaaaggTGGACAAGTGATTGAAATGAGGTTGGGTAATTTGCTTGTAAATAGGAAAACCTTTAATCATGAAAGAGCTGCTATATAAAATAATACCTGGTCCTTACAGTTAGTCTTAATACCCCCTACAGGTTTGTTGTCGTTTAATTCTTCTACACTGATTCAAATTAAAATGTATCCCGCTATTCACAGTTTTTGAAAATCCGAGTTCAAAACTCGGCAAATGTTTTACCTGACTCTTTATATCCCCAATGCGGAAATCCATCTGAAAAAAAAGGATATCAGTAATACGTTTACCTAGTGAGTGCAGAATTTATCTCCTGCAGCAAAAAAATCACAAACTTTTTTGACAAAGGAATTTAGTGGTACTAACTAGTGCAATATTTGATATTGAGACGTTCCTTCAGTTGTAAGCGAAACACCACGCACTGTCTTCCAATCAGTAAATATTCTTATTCCAATAACTAAATAATTCAAAGGGTATTATACTCAGTAAAGTATGATTGGATTTGGCATCCATAAACCATAAAGATTTTAGATTCATTCAGTGTGAGTTAAGGCAATCTAAAATCAAACAAAGCAAATTTAAAGAGGGATATTCCATATGGCTACGGTCTTGAAAGACCATGCTGTCCATCTAGCAGTTTGTTGTAGGTAGGTATGATTTACCGTTGTGATTTAGGTTGAGAGATCATTTAACAAGGAAGCGTGGGTTCTCTCCGTCTCAGTTTATTGTACTGTCTCATTccttttgattttaaaaatgattCAAACAACTATGTATACATTTATATGTCATGTAGAGGAAATACTGAACTCATTTAAATGCCGTTAGGAATGGAGAACTTACCTTTTCTGGCAATGGCAATGCTGAAAGCTGCGAGAAAAACGAACCCTGCTCTGGAGTCCATGTTGTCTTCACAACCAAATCTGTACTCTAATTAAAAGAAAGATTTTATCAGATAAGATTAAGGAGCTGGAGGTTAATAGTTTTTCTAACCAATCAGTAAGTAGGCTCactagaaaaacaaattgaattgATATTTTATCAAGTCTTTACTTTACTGTGGCGTTTTTTTCTCACATTCTttaaaagttaatttgtttCTTACATAAAGATTAAGTTATTTCATCTAAGTCTGTAAGCTTCTGTAGTATTTGAATTTGACAACAACTCTTCAATGTGTACGTTTCCacttaaatgcagtttaaaatGGAGAACCTACCTTTAATGGCATAGAAAAGCCTTGAAAGCAGCGAGAAAACGCGAATCCTTTTCTGGAGTCCATCTTAATCGCGTTTACAATACGCAACCTGCCCTTTAATTAATTAAGAGAAAGATTTAACAGATAAAGTTAACGAGCTTCGATATTTCATCAAGCCTTTATTTCACGACGGCtttcgtgttttttttgttgttgttgttttttgtattttgttttttttttgtcacattgttttaaagtaaaattgTTTCTTACATAAATAAGTTATTGTATGGAAGACTGTATAGTATAAATTAGACAAGCTTGCTCTTCAATATGAGTCCGATTCTTGACATAGTTCATGGTTGTGTGGAAATTTATAAGTCTTCCCAAAAAGCTTTTGTTCTATGCTATTTCATAGCAATTTTTGATTTGCAATTCAATTGTATTTCATAATAACGTTATATTGGCGCTTCAACCTCCGATGCAGGGGCATAGCAAGGATTTTTCCTCAGGTAAGCACAAGTTTCCGCATCCCAACCCAAATCTTTTTTAAATACCTTGTACGCTGTAAGCCTAAGCGTATTTACTGtttatgaaatgaaataagTTGTATTTTGACACTCTTTTGTATTTTGTGACAGTCTAGCTAATGACGCTGTAGtgacttattatttatttatattttataaaagtgCTCTTATCCAATAGCTTTGCAAATGTCGATGAGTGTCCAATATAAATCCGGTTAAGGACGAGTTTCCCGTCCCAAATTTATCCGTCCATTTTTCCGTCTTAACCGCCGGACGGGAAAATAATACGGGGACGGGAAATTCGTCTTACACGGAAAACCGTCTTAAATTCAGATTAGACGCGAAAATCAAGACGACTTTTTTGTACTTGACCTGAAGGAAAAGACCTGAACTAGAAAGCCAGCAGCTGTTtctgagtaaaaaaaaatgtagcctAAGACTCAGAAGGTCACGAGAAGCAGATGAAGAGAAACAACCAAGTTTACTAAGACGTAAGGAGAAGCAAGTGCATACGCTCACAGGCGAATTTAATAGGGGTCGGTCAAGTGGACCGCAGTCACCCCTTTTTGTGttaaattttgtattattttaaagaattttcagtAAAATAGACATACATATCTAGATAGCTTTGTTCAAGTGACCCGGCCGCCCCTTTCTGGATTCACCCCTGTAACGTTGATGCTTGATCTTCGAAGCACTGACATCTTGAATAGAATGCTCTTGGCTGTATCAGCTGGAAAAGTAGCCGTTGAATAAGCACGCGAATAAAGAACGGTTTCGACAGACTGGGGAAGAATTGGAAGATGTTTTGGGAGATGACAGCTTTTTACAATTTACATCGGTCGCGACTTGAAGACGATTTGAATTCATATCGCATGGTATTCTCTCTGACGGAATTCCGTCTGTGACGAGTTTGCCGTCTTCTAATATGAATTCGGCCAGTAACGTAGCCGCCGCAAATATATCTTTCAATTAACAATTAACTAATTTTGAAGCAGTATTGCCTCAACTGTGAAAAGAACATAGTTGAACGTAAAAAGTAAAGATAAAAAACAGTCCATACACTCTTAATCACCAGACAAAATTTTAGAGGCATTAAATGATATCGTTGACGATATAAAACCCTTCTTAATATCCAGaaaaataagacaatatttGGAGTTTGTGGATCCTGAATTCTAAGACTGATTTTATTTAGAGGAGACATCAATTATCATTTCTCAGCTGTGTGGTATGGGAGAAAAAAGCTTAATACCATTTATGAACGCTCGCTATTAATCTTGATTCTATGTCTATGTCAGGTTGTCAAGTACTTCAAGctatattagggccatttagacgaggaaaaataagacgcgtcttacataagacgcgtcttacataagacgcgtcttaaataagacgcgaacttttcgtataaacggcacatttcgtctaaaataagacgcggcttagctaagacgcgtcttattagataagacatgctcgtataaatggtacagttcgcgtcgtatttaagacgcgtcttatttttcctcgtataaatggccctattgtttcGACAAAAATTTCTTCTCATTTCTCTTTTGCCGTAGATCCCCATACCCCGCCCCGCCTCATCTTCTCTGTCAATGACAAGTGCTGCTCAAATATCATGAGCTGATGAAGATACGTTATATCTTCCGACAGGTTGTTAACATTTATTATTGGTACATGCGATGCTATCCAGAAGATATCTCAGATAAGACTAATCTCTATACTGCAATACAAACCAATGCCGCGTACCAAGGGCTCAAACATCCTGTCAAGAAGTCAGACGACGGCAAATATCTACCAGATTTCACGTACCGTTACATGACGGAGGATATCCCATACGGCTTGGTTGTCATCCGGGGTATTGCCGAAATTGTGGCGGTGGAGACGCCCAATATTGATAAGGTGTTGCTGTGGTCTCAGGAGAAAATGGGCAAAGAGTATCTGGTGAACTCAAAGATACAAGGCAAAGATGTCGAGAAGTCCCGAGCGCCACAGAGATATGGATTCAGAACCCTTGAATCCATCTTGTAGGGTTTGACAAACCTGTAATTGTGTCAGTAGATATATAAAGTTTATTagtcttatttttttataaaatcgTGTAAGGTGTGGATTGCATTTGACCATTTTGACCTAATGTATACTTTTTACACCTAATCGGTCGAgtaatagtctgctacacagctgttttCAGTGTCGTCGCGCATCGCTACTTCtcacaaacggctgctgagaaGTTTCGTGCTGTTAGCCAATtagaattcagctcccattttctggaaggcGTTCGCGCCACGTTTGCGGCATGGTGAttcctccaatcacagctttgcatTTATCGGTGCCCATATATGACTCAGAACAATCAAAATCGtcgcgtgaaaacaagcaatcaaCTAGAGTGGTGGTGTCGTAGTCGAGCCCTATTCAAAATTTATGAgataagcagcagcagcagcagcaatcAAGTCGAGCAAATGTGATGCACAGCATAGATGTGCTCATAAAGTTGCCGGGTATAGCTTCGCGACATCGCTCATGGATAATTTACAAGATTGGTCTTGTTTGCATCAGTACCTTTgagagtttagtcttcacaTGTACAGCAACACAATGAATGAGTACATCCGGCACATGAAATTCATCATACATATGCACGTTACAAAGAACCAACCTATCGATATCCTGGTAAGAGTCCTGTAGGCCTATCAAACAGACACTAAAGAAGGCTGTGTGGGAacgaacgttgcgtgacgacaccaCGGCTGCGTAGCAAACAAGTCAATTAACTAAGGGGTGAAACATGCACATTTAAATGATCCGTGCCGTGTGTAAAGCTTGAGAAGGAAGCCGATATGTAGGTCTTGCAAGGGTGTAGCGTCAAAGTCTGACACGGCCGAAACCCATAGTATTTTAGGTCGTATCTGAGTTAGGGGTCAGACGGTTTAATCATATGAAGGTAATGTAAAATTCAACGATCCATAATTAAGGGCTGGATTTCGTGTAATACGTTCAATAGGAGTGTTCCAGGTTAACCCGTTTCCCTAGtaccaaaaataaataaatagatcaATAAATAATCCAGAGAGCGGAATGTAAAACCAAATGAGGTGGCTCGCAGTGGTTTGTCACATTGCCTAGcacttttttttactgtatCAATAATGCATTGCTTTCTCATTCGATGTTGTAATAATGGTTCTGAACAAATAGAAGTGAAGAAGCTGTGATGACTAGTGTGGCCTCATAGGTTCCCATGCCAACAGCATATGAGACCTCatcacggttttggaagccatcttcaCGGGTAGGCAACCGAGTTAGAAATTACAgacgaataatttccgtaaaattGCTGTTCGGAAAAATTATGAATTGTACtgaaactaaagcttcactcctaattATAAGCTAGGATT containing:
- the LOC140943845 gene encoding carbonic anhydrase-like — protein: MDSRAGFVFLAAFSIAIARKDGFPHWGYKESDYGPGDWGKVAPPCSGQLQSPINIVSSLAEVNTTHNDLVVNFDNMDGAVTGYLINNGHAPKVVVDNNQGGATVTGGPLGQNMFILKQFHLHFGCNSSAGSEHTIDGKTFASEMHLVFYNSVYKSFQVASSKPDGLAVIGVFLQVDGGFSKWMEYIAVSLRNVKTANEMNYNLGDNIALSKLVPELASNNAPYYAYKGSLTTLPCYESVQWILMKTPISVTESQLEMMRLLTTPNGTPMCNNFRPVRPLNGRKLIQWSPKQAKLPGRLRLQGILLHHQEEIQ